The Vreelandella piezotolerans genomic interval CGACCGAAGCTTCAAGGACACGCTCGGCACCTAGGATGGCGAGGTGAGAAACCTGGGCACGAAGCTCGTCTTTTGCACGATTCACTTCTTGCTCGATTTCGGAACGAGCGCTTGCCATCAGGCGTTCGCCTTCAGCGCGAGCCTGTTCGCGTGCTTCTTCGATCATTTGAGCAGAGCGCTTGTTGGCTTGCTCGAGAATTTGAGAAGCCTGCTCCTTGCTTTCACGCAGCGTTTGCTCAGCACGCTCTTGAGCAAGCTCAAGGTCGCGCGTCGCACGGCTGGCTGCGTCCAAGCCATCAG includes:
- a CDS encoding F0F1 ATP synthase subunit B, producing the protein MNINMTLIGQTIAFAIFVWFCIKYVWPPISNALHERQKKIADGLDAASRATRDLELAQERAEQTLRESKEQASQILEQANKRSAQMIEEAREQARAEGERLMASARSEIEQEVNRAKDELRAQVSHLAILGAERVLEASVDEKAHRKLLDELAAEL